In the genome of Verrucomicrobiales bacterium, one region contains:
- the mqnC gene encoding dehypoxanthine futalosine cyclase, whose amino-acid sequence MIYDASLDDLIQQVWDGRRIDAADARRLYTLPLEQLGSLADRRRQLANAAAYDGRGNDLVTYIIDRNVNYTNVCNVYCKFCAFYRTEKDSDAYVISLAEMDQKIEETVALGGTQILMQGGHHPKLSLQWYLDLLSHMKARFPQVNIHGFSPSEFIHFQEVFQMPVEEILRQFKAAGLGSVPGGGGEILVDRVRKRISPLKAMTDEWLGVMDTAHRLGLNSSATMMFGHVETLDDRIEHLERVRAQQDRSKGFTAFIAWTFQAENTKLKAPTVGAHEYLRMQALSRIYLDNIPNIQSSWVTQGLEIGQVALKYGANDLGSIMIEENVVSQAGTVFHMEVADMKRLIQELGYEPRQRDNWYRLV is encoded by the coding sequence GTGATCTACGACGCTTCTCTGGACGATCTAATCCAGCAGGTTTGGGACGGTCGCCGCATCGATGCGGCGGACGCGAGGCGACTCTATACTCTGCCTCTGGAACAGCTCGGCTCTCTCGCCGATCGACGCCGTCAGCTCGCGAACGCCGCGGCTTATGACGGTCGAGGGAACGACCTGGTGACTTACATTATCGATCGTAACGTCAACTACACCAACGTCTGCAATGTGTATTGCAAGTTCTGCGCCTTCTATCGAACCGAGAAGGACAGCGACGCGTATGTGATCAGCCTGGCCGAGATGGACCAAAAGATAGAGGAGACCGTCGCCCTAGGCGGCACCCAGATTCTGATGCAAGGGGGACACCATCCCAAGCTCTCCCTCCAGTGGTATTTAGATCTCCTCAGCCACATGAAGGCCCGGTTCCCCCAGGTCAACATCCACGGCTTCAGCCCGAGCGAGTTCATCCATTTCCAAGAAGTGTTCCAAATGCCGGTCGAGGAGATTCTGCGCCAGTTCAAGGCAGCAGGGCTCGGATCGGTGCCTGGCGGCGGCGGCGAAATTCTGGTAGATCGCGTTCGCAAACGCATCTCCCCCCTCAAAGCCATGACCGACGAGTGGCTCGGGGTGATGGACACTGCCCATCGCCTGGGCCTCAATTCCAGCGCCACGATGATGTTCGGTCATGTGGAAACCCTCGACGACCGCATCGAACACCTGGAACGGGTGCGCGCGCAACAAGATCGATCGAAAGGATTCACCGCTTTCATAGCTTGGACCTTCCAAGCCGAGAACACGAAGCTCAAGGCCCCGACGGTTGGGGCGCATGAATACCTGAGAATGCAGGCCCTGAGCCGCATTTACTTGGACAACATCCCGAACATCCAGAGTTCTTGGGTGACGCAAGGACTTGAAATCGGCCAAGTCGCGCTCAAATACGGCGCCAACGATCTCGGGAGCATCATGATCGAAGAAAATGTTGTCTCGCAGGCAGGCACTGTCTTTCATATGGAGGTGGCCGACATGAAGCGACTCATTCAAGAGTTGGGCTACGAGCCGCGCCAGAGGGACAACTGGTACCGGCTCGTGTAA